One segment of Streptomyces sp. NBC_00576 DNA contains the following:
- a CDS encoding GNAT family N-acetyltransferase gives MGMSVTISVATERDAEQIFRLQYLCFQSEAALYGNYRIDPLVQSLDSVREEVGADCVYVARLGEEVVGSVRGTPNPDGTASIGKLCVHPRLQGHGIGARLLRAAEAALAEERGAKRFRLSTGHRSDKGLRLYRRVGYETVGTDKGTDGVPMIVLEKPAGTYAATA, from the coding sequence ATGGGCATGAGCGTGACCATCTCCGTGGCGACAGAACGGGACGCCGAACAGATCTTCCGGCTGCAGTACCTGTGCTTCCAGAGCGAGGCCGCTCTGTACGGCAACTACCGGATCGATCCGCTCGTCCAGAGCCTGGACTCCGTCCGGGAAGAAGTCGGCGCGGACTGCGTCTACGTGGCGCGGCTGGGCGAGGAGGTCGTCGGCTCGGTGCGAGGCACACCGAACCCCGACGGCACGGCGTCCATCGGCAAGCTCTGCGTCCACCCCCGCCTCCAGGGCCACGGCATCGGCGCCCGCCTCCTGCGCGCGGCCGAGGCGGCGCTCGCGGAGGAACGCGGCGCCAAGAGGTTCCGCCTCAGCACGGGCCACCGCAGCGACAAGGGCCTGCGCCTGTACCGCCGGGTCGGCTACGAAACGGTAGGCACGGACAAGGGCACCGACGGCGTACCGATGATCGTCCTGGAAAAGCCGGCGGGGACGTACGCGGCAACTGCTTAG
- a CDS encoding methionine ABC transporter ATP-binding protein: protein MITTSGLTKVYRSRGREVTALDGVDLHVREGEVYGVIGQSGAGKSSLIRCVNLLERPTAGTVTVAGQDLTALAGRGPRAGRELRRARSRIGMVFQHFNLLSTRTVQDNVELPLEILGTSGKERSRKALDLLDLVGLSDQAKAYPAQLSGGQKQRVGIARALAGDPKVLLSDEATSALDPETTRSILQLLRDLNRQLGLTVLLITHEMDVVKSICDSAALMENGQIVESGTVSELLATPGSELAAALFPVSGEASGDDRTVIDVTFQGDAAARPVISQLSRTYNIDISILGAAMDTVAGRQVGRMRIELPGGYEENVVPIGFLREQGLQIDVVERADQESVLVKDGAK, encoded by the coding sequence GTGATCACCACGTCCGGCCTCACGAAGGTCTACCGCTCCCGCGGTCGTGAAGTCACCGCCCTCGACGGCGTCGACCTGCACGTCCGCGAAGGCGAGGTGTACGGCGTCATCGGCCAGTCCGGCGCCGGCAAGTCCTCGCTCATCCGCTGCGTCAACCTCCTCGAACGCCCCACCGCCGGCACGGTCACCGTCGCCGGACAGGACCTCACCGCCCTGGCCGGGCGCGGACCCAGGGCCGGGCGGGAACTGCGCCGGGCACGCAGCCGTATCGGCATGGTCTTCCAGCACTTCAACCTGCTCTCCACCCGGACCGTCCAGGACAACGTCGAGCTGCCGCTCGAAATCCTCGGTACGTCGGGCAAGGAGCGGTCCCGCAAGGCGCTGGACCTGCTCGACCTCGTCGGCCTCTCCGACCAGGCCAAGGCCTACCCGGCCCAGCTGTCCGGCGGCCAGAAGCAGCGCGTCGGCATCGCCCGTGCCCTCGCCGGCGACCCCAAGGTGCTGCTCTCCGACGAGGCCACCAGCGCCCTCGACCCGGAGACCACCCGCTCGATCCTCCAACTGCTCCGCGACCTGAACCGGCAGTTGGGGCTCACCGTGCTGCTCATCACCCACGAGATGGACGTCGTCAAGTCCATCTGCGACTCGGCCGCGCTCATGGAGAACGGGCAGATCGTCGAGTCCGGCACCGTCAGCGAACTGCTCGCCACCCCCGGCTCCGAACTGGCCGCCGCGCTCTTCCCGGTGAGCGGCGAAGCCTCCGGGGACGACCGCACGGTCATCGACGTCACCTTCCAGGGGGACGCGGCCGCCAGGCCCGTCATCTCGCAGCTCTCGCGCACGTACAACATCGACATCTCGATCCTCGGCGCCGCGATGGACACCGTCGCGGGCAGGCAGGTCGGCCGCATGCGCATCGAACTCCCGGGCGGCTACGAGGAGAACGTGGTACCGATCGGCTTCCTGCGCGAGCAGGGCCTGCAGATCGATGTCGTCGAACGGGCGGACCAGGAGTCCGTGCTGGTGAAGGACGGTGCCAAGTGA
- a CDS encoding methionine ABC transporter permease, which produces MTWSEMRPLLEQACWDTLYMVGWSTLIAVVGGLPLGILLVLTDRGGLLQNALANKVIGQVVNVARSMPFIILMVALMSFTRTVTGTTIGREAAIVPLAIGAIPFFARLVETAVREVDHGLVEAVQAMGGNTWTVVRRVLVPESLPSLISSATTTVVALIGYSAMAGTVGAGGLGDIAIRYGYQRFETGLMWITVAVLAVVISVIQFAGDYTARRLHRRGGGSGGAPKLRLLKAGPKATATEEPATTDVGKAA; this is translated from the coding sequence GTGACCTGGTCCGAAATGCGGCCGCTGCTTGAGCAGGCGTGTTGGGACACCCTCTACATGGTCGGCTGGTCCACGCTGATCGCCGTCGTCGGCGGGCTTCCGCTCGGCATCCTGCTGGTCCTGACCGACCGCGGCGGACTCCTGCAGAACGCCCTCGCCAACAAGGTCATCGGACAGGTCGTGAACGTCGCCCGCTCGATGCCGTTCATCATCCTGATGGTCGCGCTGATGAGCTTCACGCGGACCGTCACCGGCACGACGATCGGCCGTGAGGCCGCCATCGTGCCGCTCGCCATCGGCGCGATCCCGTTCTTCGCGCGCCTCGTCGAGACAGCTGTCCGCGAAGTGGACCACGGGCTCGTCGAGGCCGTACAGGCCATGGGCGGCAACACCTGGACCGTCGTCCGCAGGGTCCTCGTACCCGAGTCCCTGCCCTCGCTGATCTCGTCGGCCACCACGACCGTCGTCGCCCTCATCGGCTACTCCGCGATGGCCGGCACGGTCGGCGCGGGCGGCCTCGGCGACATCGCCATCCGATACGGCTACCAGCGCTTCGAGACCGGGCTGATGTGGATCACCGTGGCCGTTCTCGCGGTCGTCATCTCGGTCATCCAGTTCGCCGGCGACTACACGGCCCGCAGGCTGCACCGGCGCGGCGGCGGTTCCGGCGGAGCGCCCAAACTCCGTCTACTGAAGGCCGGGCCCAAGGCGACCGCGACCGAGGAACCCGCCACCACGGATGTCGGCAAGGCCGCCTGA
- a CDS encoding MetQ/NlpA family ABC transporter substrate-binding protein, with amino-acid sequence MRNATKLTTAVLAAGALTLGLTACGSDKESAASDTSGPLVVAASPTPHAEILTYVKDNLAKKAGLDLEVREFTDYVTPNTATEDGSVGANYFQNQPYLDDFNKKNGTHIAPVVTVHLEPLGLYSHKVKSADALKSGATVAVPNDSVNEARALKLLAANGIITLKDGVGNEATPADITENPKNLKFKELEAAQTPRSLDDVDAAVINGNYALEADLSPAKDALVSESPKDNPYGNFLAVKKGNEDDPRVAKLAKLLTSAEVRKFIEDKYDGAVIPSF; translated from the coding sequence GTGCGTAACGCCACAAAGCTCACCACTGCCGTCCTCGCTGCCGGAGCCCTCACCCTGGGCCTGACGGCCTGCGGCTCGGACAAGGAATCCGCCGCCTCCGACACCAGCGGCCCGCTGGTCGTCGCCGCGAGCCCCACCCCGCATGCGGAAATCCTCACCTATGTGAAGGACAACCTGGCGAAGAAGGCGGGCCTCGACCTGGAGGTCAGGGAGTTCACCGACTACGTGACGCCGAACACGGCGACCGAAGACGGCTCGGTGGGTGCCAACTACTTCCAGAACCAGCCGTACCTCGACGACTTCAACAAGAAGAACGGCACCCACATAGCGCCGGTCGTCACGGTCCACCTGGAACCGCTCGGCCTCTACTCCCACAAGGTCAAGAGCGCGGACGCCCTGAAGAGCGGTGCCACCGTCGCCGTCCCGAACGACAGCGTGAACGAGGCGCGCGCCCTCAAGCTGCTCGCCGCGAACGGGATCATCACGCTCAAGGACGGCGTGGGCAACGAGGCGACACCCGCCGACATCACCGAGAACCCGAAGAACCTCAAGTTCAAGGAGCTGGAGGCGGCCCAGACCCCGCGCTCCCTGGACGATGTCGACGCCGCGGTGATCAACGGCAACTACGCCCTCGAAGCCGACCTCTCGCCCGCGAAGGACGCCCTCGTCTCGGAGTCCCCCAAGGACAACCCGTACGGCAACTTCCTTGCCGTGAAGAAGGGCAACGAGGACGACCCCCGGGTCGCGAAGCTGGCGAAGCTGCTCACCTCCGCCGAGGTCAGGAAGTTCATCGAGGACAAGTACGACGGTGCCGTGATCCCGTCCTTCTAG
- a CDS encoding RNA polymerase sigma factor: MTHDMVSALSPLLAAEASAEAYAYGAEPSDLEQAVWLRLLERLDSDGPPADPQNWLRRAVRSEARRNRRTARIERPYGDQPAADDGPGPEQLALAAARHRALRDAVRRLPGRCPSLMEALLSPKDLTYREIAGELGISQGSLGPERSRCLGCLRRLLTPEVAAREARG; encoded by the coding sequence ATGACCCACGACATGGTTTCCGCCCTGAGCCCCCTGCTCGCCGCCGAGGCCTCGGCGGAGGCATATGCCTACGGTGCCGAACCGAGTGACCTGGAACAGGCCGTCTGGCTCCGTCTCCTGGAACGCCTCGACTCCGACGGGCCGCCGGCCGACCCGCAGAACTGGCTCCGTCGGGCCGTCCGCTCCGAGGCCCGCCGCAACCGTCGTACCGCCCGCATCGAACGGCCGTACGGCGACCAGCCCGCGGCCGACGACGGCCCGGGCCCCGAGCAACTCGCCCTCGCCGCCGCCCGGCACCGTGCTCTGCGCGACGCGGTGCGCAGGCTGCCCGGCCGCTGCCCGAGCCTGATGGAGGCCCTGCTGTCGCCCAAGGACCTCACATACCGGGAAATCGCGGGGGAGTTGGGTATCTCACAGGGGAGTCTTGGTCCGGAACGTTCCAGATGCCTGGGATGTCTCCGTCGTTTGCTGACGCCGGAGGTTGCGGCGCGCGAAGCGCGGGGATAG